In Lemur catta isolate mLemCat1 chromosome 18, mLemCat1.pri, whole genome shotgun sequence, a genomic segment contains:
- the FAM107A gene encoding actin-associated protein FAM107A isoform X2 encodes MTAAMYSEIQRERADIGGLMARPEYREWNPELIKPKKLVNPVKASRSHQELHRELLMNHRRGLGVDNKPELQRVLEHRRRNQLIKKKKEEMEAKRLQCPFEQELLRRQQRLNQLEKPPEKEEDHAPEFIKVRENLRRIATLPSEERAL; translated from the exons ATGACAG CTGCCATGTACTCGGAAATCCAGAGGGAGCGCGCGGACATCGGGGGGCTGATGGCCCGGCCGGAATACAGAGAGTGGAACCCGGAGCTCATCAAGCCCAAGAAGCTGGTGAACCCCGTGAAGGCCTCCCGGAGCCACCAGGAGCTGCACCGGGAGCTGCTCATGAACCACAGAAG GGGCCTGGGTGTGGACAACAAGCCGGAGCTGCAGCGTGTCCTAGAGCACCGCCGCCGGAACCAGCTCAtcaagaagaagaaggaggagatggAGGCCAAGAGGCTGCAGTGCCCCTTTGAGCAGGAGCTGCTGAGGCGACAGCAGCGGCTGAACCAG CTGGAAAAGCCGCCGGAAAAGGAAGAGGACCATGCCCCCGAGTTTATTAAAGTCAGGGAAAACCTGCGGAGAATCGCCACGCTGCCAAGCGAAGAGAGGGCGCTGTAG
- the FAM107A gene encoding actin-associated protein FAM107A isoform X1 encodes MAQRLGEWARGPAEATGLYRAVLLRSAAMYSEIQRERADIGGLMARPEYREWNPELIKPKKLVNPVKASRSHQELHRELLMNHRRGLGVDNKPELQRVLEHRRRNQLIKKKKEEMEAKRLQCPFEQELLRRQQRLNQLEKPPEKEEDHAPEFIKVRENLRRIATLPSEERAL; translated from the exons ATGGCGCAGAGGCTGGGCGAGTGGGCGCGGGGGCCCGCAGAGGCCACCGGGCTGTACCGGGCCGTGCTGCTCAGGTCGG CTGCCATGTACTCGGAAATCCAGAGGGAGCGCGCGGACATCGGGGGGCTGATGGCCCGGCCGGAATACAGAGAGTGGAACCCGGAGCTCATCAAGCCCAAGAAGCTGGTGAACCCCGTGAAGGCCTCCCGGAGCCACCAGGAGCTGCACCGGGAGCTGCTCATGAACCACAGAAG GGGCCTGGGTGTGGACAACAAGCCGGAGCTGCAGCGTGTCCTAGAGCACCGCCGCCGGAACCAGCTCAtcaagaagaagaaggaggagatggAGGCCAAGAGGCTGCAGTGCCCCTTTGAGCAGGAGCTGCTGAGGCGACAGCAGCGGCTGAACCAG CTGGAAAAGCCGCCGGAAAAGGAAGAGGACCATGCCCCCGAGTTTATTAAAGTCAGGGAAAACCTGCGGAGAATCGCCACGCTGCCAAGCGAAGAGAGGGCGCTGTAG
- the FAM107A gene encoding actin-associated protein FAM107A isoform X3, with protein MYSEIQRERADIGGLMARPEYREWNPELIKPKKLVNPVKASRSHQELHRELLMNHRRGLGVDNKPELQRVLEHRRRNQLIKKKKEEMEAKRLQCPFEQELLRRQQRLNQLEKPPEKEEDHAPEFIKVRENLRRIATLPSEERAL; from the exons ATGTACTCGGAAATCCAGAGGGAGCGCGCGGACATCGGGGGGCTGATGGCCCGGCCGGAATACAGAGAGTGGAACCCGGAGCTCATCAAGCCCAAGAAGCTGGTGAACCCCGTGAAGGCCTCCCGGAGCCACCAGGAGCTGCACCGGGAGCTGCTCATGAACCACAGAAG GGGCCTGGGTGTGGACAACAAGCCGGAGCTGCAGCGTGTCCTAGAGCACCGCCGCCGGAACCAGCTCAtcaagaagaagaaggaggagatggAGGCCAAGAGGCTGCAGTGCCCCTTTGAGCAGGAGCTGCTGAGGCGACAGCAGCGGCTGAACCAG CTGGAAAAGCCGCCGGAAAAGGAAGAGGACCATGCCCCCGAGTTTATTAAAGTCAGGGAAAACCTGCGGAGAATCGCCACGCTGCCAAGCGAAGAGAGGGCGCTGTAG